Proteins co-encoded in one Salvia splendens isolate huo1 chromosome 4, SspV2, whole genome shotgun sequence genomic window:
- the LOC121798569 gene encoding NADP-specific glutamate dehydrogenase-like isoform X1, with amino-acid sequence MEEPNNQPIPPVPPPGFSPSALSLLKDHKMARVFFNTKGEERVQCSTCVNFGKGSNKSPYVSAEGSGTIRSKAFKEHCYSAFHINAVNDKENAHREQEKVLLEIEESLQRGVTEESMGCDIPQQIENYTQGGKGKNVVTEGDNADSKSDFGYFTAEEIKSLTTAATMQDNMLVISIDAAAGGTQEGVQQNQPIINFDAAAERVQETQSLPNFDTQYPRRKEASGVDYDMHTSFHNTDLEYGVAHPILQNVLKNNVHDTEFIQVLKGVVRSLEKMASSCLNFADVMKSLLEPECALTFRVSWIDGEGIRNVNRGYWVCFNRSLGPCRGGLRFHRKMNLSVAKLLSLEQTFRNALSGLTLGGCFAGSNFDPTGKTNSEVKSFCESFMNSIHFYLGVDKDLLSEDMGVGIREMGFLYGQYRRIKDGVGPTIHWFGSAFRIEAMAYGLVFFAHLILTKMEKDLKGLRCAISGFGKLSLQLLEKLIDIGAVPVTISDSKGYLLDEDGFDLNKIALLKELKAGKLSLREYIKTYKDAFYVTDSKPWNAECDVAFPCALHSEICPADALALGRAGCTLLVEGSCMSCTPEAIEVLKKQHVLVAPSVAAGVGGIVMGQILLRKQVLKSTFKDYESKVQEALKVVYEGAERSATLYGYKKGVNSDWLVNGAFISAYQTIVKSMEVQGLQIRCWKGCPRFGWLSLCKIFCCNHLCCLSDESSIWT; translated from the exons ATGGAAGAGCCTAATAATCAACCGATTCCGCCGGTTCCTCCACCAG GCTTCTCTCCAAGTGCTCTCTCGTTGCTAAAAGATCATAAGATGGCTAGAGTTTTTTTTAACACCAAAGGAGAAGAAAGGGTTCAGTGCTCCACTTGTGTCAATTTTGGAAAGGGTTCTAATAAGAGTCCTTATGTTTCTGCGGAAGGATCTGGAACAATAAGATCAAAAGCCTTTAAAGAGCATTGTTATTCTGCATTTCACATAAACGCAGTCAATGACAAAGAAAATGCACACCGGGAGCAAGAAAAAGTACTCTTGGAGATAGAAGAATCACTTCAGAGGGGAGTAACAGAAGAGTCCATGGGTTGTGATATCCCGCAGCAGATTGAGAATTACACTCAGGGAGGAAAAGGAAAGAATGTGGTAACTGAAGGAGACAATGCTGACAGTAAATCTGATTTTGGCTATTTTACTGCTGAAGAAATTAAATCATTGACAACTGCTGCCACAATGCAAGATAATATGTTAGTGATAAGTATTGATGCAGCTGCTGGAGGAACGCAAGAGGGAGTGCAACAGAATCAGCCAATTATAAATTTTGACGCTGCTGCTGAGAGAGTGCAAGAAACCCAGTCACTACCAAACTTTGACACGCAATATCCTCGAAGGAAAGAAGCGTCTGGTGTCGATTATGACATGCATACTTCCTTTCACAACACTGATTTGGAATATGGAGTTGCTCACCCTATTCTTCAGAATGTTTTGAAGAATAATGTTCATGACACAGAGTTCATTCAAGTATTAAAAGGAGTTGTTCGGTCTTTAGAAAAGATGGCCTCGTCGTGTTTAAA TTTTGCAGATGTTATGAAAAGCTTATTGGAACCTGAATGTGCACTAACATTCCGTGTCTCTTGGATTGACGGCGAGGGAATAAGGAATGTCAACCGCGGCTATTGGGTTTGCTTCAATCGATCCCTCGGTCCATGCAGGGGTGGCCTGCGGTTCCATCGCAAGATGAATCTTAGTGTTGCCAAACTTTTAAGTCTTGAACag ACTTTCCGTAATGCTTTGTCTGGATTAACCCTTGGTGGTTGTTTCGCGGGAAGTAATTTTGACCCTACTGGGAAAACGAATAGTGAAGTCAAGAGTTTCTGCGAGAGCTTTATGAACTCTATACATTTCTATCTCGGCGTTGACAAG GATTTACTGTCAGAGGATATGGGCGTTGGTATTCGAGAGATGGGCTTTCTCTATGGACAATATAGGCGCATTAAGGACGGCGTTGGACCTACAATTCATTGGTTTGGCTCTGCATTCAGAATTGAAGCAATGGCTTATGGATTG GTGTTCTTTGCACATTTAATTcttactaaaatggaaaaagatTTAAAAGGATTAAG aTGTGCGATTAGCGGATTTGGGAAGCTATCGTTGCAATTGCTTGAAAAACTTATTGATATTGGTGCAGTTCCTGTCACAATCTCAG ATTCGAAAGGGTATCTGCTGGATGAAGATGGATTTGATTTGAATAAAATTGCTTTACTTAAGGAACTGAAAGCTGGCAAACTAAGTTTGAG GGAATATATCAAGACTTATAAGGATGCATTTTACGTTACTGATTCGAAGCCATGGAACGCCGAATGTGATGTGGCATTTCCTTGTGCATTGCATAGTGAGATTTGTCCTGCAGATGCACTAGCCCTTGGGAGGGCAGGATGTACTTTACTTGTCGAAG GATCTTGTATGTCATGCACCCCTGAAGCCATTGAGGTATTGAAGAAGCAGCATGTGCTAGTGGCTCCTTCAGTTGCAGCTGGAGTTGGTGGTATTGTCATGGGACAAATTTTGTTAAGAAAACAAGTGTTGAAGAGTACTTTCAAGGACTATGAAAGTAAAGTTCAA gAAGCATTGAAGGTTGTATATGAAGGTGCTGAGCGTTCTGCTACTCTCTACGGTTATAAGAAAGGAGTAAACTCTGA TTGGTTGGTGAATGGAGCTTTCATTTCGGCTTATCAGACAATTGTGAAGAGTATGGAAGTCCAAGG ATTGCAGATCAGATGTTGGAAGGGCTGTCCTCGATTTGGTTGGCTCTCGTTATGCAAAATATTCTGTTGCAACCATCTTTGCTGCCTCAGTGATGAATCTTCCATTTGGACGTAA
- the LOC121798569 gene encoding NADP-specific glutamate dehydrogenase-like isoform X4: protein MEEPNNQPIPPVPPPGFSPSALSLLKDHKMARVFFNTKGEERVQCSTCVNFGKGSNKSPYVSAEGSGTIRSKAFKEHCYSAFHINAVNDKENAHREQEKVLLEIEESLQRGVTEESMGCDIPQQIENYTQGGKGKNVVTEGDNADSKSDFGYFTAEEIKSLTTAATMQDNMLVISIDAAAGGTQEGVQQNQPIINFDAAAERVQETQSLPNFDTQYPRRKEASGVDYDMHTSFHNTDLEYGVAHPILQNVLKNNVHDTEFIQVLKGVVRSLEKMASSCLNFADVMKSLLEPECALTFRVSWIDGEGIRNVNRGYWVCFNRSLGPCRGGLRFHRKMNLSVAKLLSLEQTFRNALSGLTLGGCFAGSNFDPTGKTNSEVKSFCESFMNSIHFYLGVDKDLLSEDMGVGIREMGFLYGQYRRIKDGVGPTIHWFGSAFRIEAMAYGLVFFAHLILTKMEKDLKGLRCAISGFGKLSLQLLEKLIDIGAVPVTISDSKGYLLDEDGFDLNKIALLKELKAGKLSLREYIKTYKDAFYVTDSKPWNAECDVAFPCALHSEICPADALALGRAGCTLLVEGSCMSCTPEAIEVLKKQHVLVAPSVAAGVGGIVMGQILLRKQVLKSTFKDYESKVQH, encoded by the exons ATGGAAGAGCCTAATAATCAACCGATTCCGCCGGTTCCTCCACCAG GCTTCTCTCCAAGTGCTCTCTCGTTGCTAAAAGATCATAAGATGGCTAGAGTTTTTTTTAACACCAAAGGAGAAGAAAGGGTTCAGTGCTCCACTTGTGTCAATTTTGGAAAGGGTTCTAATAAGAGTCCTTATGTTTCTGCGGAAGGATCTGGAACAATAAGATCAAAAGCCTTTAAAGAGCATTGTTATTCTGCATTTCACATAAACGCAGTCAATGACAAAGAAAATGCACACCGGGAGCAAGAAAAAGTACTCTTGGAGATAGAAGAATCACTTCAGAGGGGAGTAACAGAAGAGTCCATGGGTTGTGATATCCCGCAGCAGATTGAGAATTACACTCAGGGAGGAAAAGGAAAGAATGTGGTAACTGAAGGAGACAATGCTGACAGTAAATCTGATTTTGGCTATTTTACTGCTGAAGAAATTAAATCATTGACAACTGCTGCCACAATGCAAGATAATATGTTAGTGATAAGTATTGATGCAGCTGCTGGAGGAACGCAAGAGGGAGTGCAACAGAATCAGCCAATTATAAATTTTGACGCTGCTGCTGAGAGAGTGCAAGAAACCCAGTCACTACCAAACTTTGACACGCAATATCCTCGAAGGAAAGAAGCGTCTGGTGTCGATTATGACATGCATACTTCCTTTCACAACACTGATTTGGAATATGGAGTTGCTCACCCTATTCTTCAGAATGTTTTGAAGAATAATGTTCATGACACAGAGTTCATTCAAGTATTAAAAGGAGTTGTTCGGTCTTTAGAAAAGATGGCCTCGTCGTGTTTAAA TTTTGCAGATGTTATGAAAAGCTTATTGGAACCTGAATGTGCACTAACATTCCGTGTCTCTTGGATTGACGGCGAGGGAATAAGGAATGTCAACCGCGGCTATTGGGTTTGCTTCAATCGATCCCTCGGTCCATGCAGGGGTGGCCTGCGGTTCCATCGCAAGATGAATCTTAGTGTTGCCAAACTTTTAAGTCTTGAACag ACTTTCCGTAATGCTTTGTCTGGATTAACCCTTGGTGGTTGTTTCGCGGGAAGTAATTTTGACCCTACTGGGAAAACGAATAGTGAAGTCAAGAGTTTCTGCGAGAGCTTTATGAACTCTATACATTTCTATCTCGGCGTTGACAAG GATTTACTGTCAGAGGATATGGGCGTTGGTATTCGAGAGATGGGCTTTCTCTATGGACAATATAGGCGCATTAAGGACGGCGTTGGACCTACAATTCATTGGTTTGGCTCTGCATTCAGAATTGAAGCAATGGCTTATGGATTG GTGTTCTTTGCACATTTAATTcttactaaaatggaaaaagatTTAAAAGGATTAAG aTGTGCGATTAGCGGATTTGGGAAGCTATCGTTGCAATTGCTTGAAAAACTTATTGATATTGGTGCAGTTCCTGTCACAATCTCAG ATTCGAAAGGGTATCTGCTGGATGAAGATGGATTTGATTTGAATAAAATTGCTTTACTTAAGGAACTGAAAGCTGGCAAACTAAGTTTGAG GGAATATATCAAGACTTATAAGGATGCATTTTACGTTACTGATTCGAAGCCATGGAACGCCGAATGTGATGTGGCATTTCCTTGTGCATTGCATAGTGAGATTTGTCCTGCAGATGCACTAGCCCTTGGGAGGGCAGGATGTACTTTACTTGTCGAAG GATCTTGTATGTCATGCACCCCTGAAGCCATTGAGGTATTGAAGAAGCAGCATGTGCTAGTGGCTCCTTCAGTTGCAGCTGGAGTTGGTGGTATTGTCATGGGACAAATTTTGTTAAGAAAACAAGTGTTGAAGAGTACTTTCAAGGACTATGAAAGTAAAGTTCAA CATTGA
- the LOC121798569 gene encoding NADP-specific glutamate dehydrogenase-like isoform X3 translates to MARVFFNTKGEERVQCSTCVNFGKGSNKSPYVSAEGSGTIRSKAFKEHCYSAFHINAVNDKENAHREQEKVLLEIEESLQRGVTEESMGCDIPQQIENYTQGGKGKNVVTEGDNADSKSDFGYFTAEEIKSLTTAATMQDNMLVISIDAAAGGTQEGVQQNQPIINFDAAAERVQETQSLPNFDTQYPRRKEASGVDYDMHTSFHNTDLEYGVAHPILQNVLKNNVHDTEFIQVLKGVVRSLEKMASSCLNFADVMKSLLEPECALTFRVSWIDGEGIRNVNRGYWVCFNRSLGPCRGGLRFHRKMNLSVAKLLSLEQTFRNALSGLTLGGCFAGSNFDPTGKTNSEVKSFCESFMNSIHFYLGVDKDLLSEDMGVGIREMGFLYGQYRRIKDGVGPTIHWFGSAFRIEAMAYGLVFFAHLILTKMEKDLKGLRCAISGFGKLSLQLLEKLIDIGAVPVTISDSKGYLLDEDGFDLNKIALLKELKAGKLSLREYIKTYKDAFYVTDSKPWNAECDVAFPCALHSEICPADALALGRAGCTLLVEGSCMSCTPEAIEVLKKQHVLVAPSVAAGVGGIVMGQILLRKQVLKSTFKDYESKVQEALKVVYEGAERSATLYGYKKGVNSDWLVNGAFISAYQTIVKSMEVQGLQIRCWKGCPRFGWLSLCKIFCCNHLCCLSDESSIWT, encoded by the exons ATGGCTAGAGTTTTTTTTAACACCAAAGGAGAAGAAAGGGTTCAGTGCTCCACTTGTGTCAATTTTGGAAAGGGTTCTAATAAGAGTCCTTATGTTTCTGCGGAAGGATCTGGAACAATAAGATCAAAAGCCTTTAAAGAGCATTGTTATTCTGCATTTCACATAAACGCAGTCAATGACAAAGAAAATGCACACCGGGAGCAAGAAAAAGTACTCTTGGAGATAGAAGAATCACTTCAGAGGGGAGTAACAGAAGAGTCCATGGGTTGTGATATCCCGCAGCAGATTGAGAATTACACTCAGGGAGGAAAAGGAAAGAATGTGGTAACTGAAGGAGACAATGCTGACAGTAAATCTGATTTTGGCTATTTTACTGCTGAAGAAATTAAATCATTGACAACTGCTGCCACAATGCAAGATAATATGTTAGTGATAAGTATTGATGCAGCTGCTGGAGGAACGCAAGAGGGAGTGCAACAGAATCAGCCAATTATAAATTTTGACGCTGCTGCTGAGAGAGTGCAAGAAACCCAGTCACTACCAAACTTTGACACGCAATATCCTCGAAGGAAAGAAGCGTCTGGTGTCGATTATGACATGCATACTTCCTTTCACAACACTGATTTGGAATATGGAGTTGCTCACCCTATTCTTCAGAATGTTTTGAAGAATAATGTTCATGACACAGAGTTCATTCAAGTATTAAAAGGAGTTGTTCGGTCTTTAGAAAAGATGGCCTCGTCGTGTTTAAA TTTTGCAGATGTTATGAAAAGCTTATTGGAACCTGAATGTGCACTAACATTCCGTGTCTCTTGGATTGACGGCGAGGGAATAAGGAATGTCAACCGCGGCTATTGGGTTTGCTTCAATCGATCCCTCGGTCCATGCAGGGGTGGCCTGCGGTTCCATCGCAAGATGAATCTTAGTGTTGCCAAACTTTTAAGTCTTGAACag ACTTTCCGTAATGCTTTGTCTGGATTAACCCTTGGTGGTTGTTTCGCGGGAAGTAATTTTGACCCTACTGGGAAAACGAATAGTGAAGTCAAGAGTTTCTGCGAGAGCTTTATGAACTCTATACATTTCTATCTCGGCGTTGACAAG GATTTACTGTCAGAGGATATGGGCGTTGGTATTCGAGAGATGGGCTTTCTCTATGGACAATATAGGCGCATTAAGGACGGCGTTGGACCTACAATTCATTGGTTTGGCTCTGCATTCAGAATTGAAGCAATGGCTTATGGATTG GTGTTCTTTGCACATTTAATTcttactaaaatggaaaaagatTTAAAAGGATTAAG aTGTGCGATTAGCGGATTTGGGAAGCTATCGTTGCAATTGCTTGAAAAACTTATTGATATTGGTGCAGTTCCTGTCACAATCTCAG ATTCGAAAGGGTATCTGCTGGATGAAGATGGATTTGATTTGAATAAAATTGCTTTACTTAAGGAACTGAAAGCTGGCAAACTAAGTTTGAG GGAATATATCAAGACTTATAAGGATGCATTTTACGTTACTGATTCGAAGCCATGGAACGCCGAATGTGATGTGGCATTTCCTTGTGCATTGCATAGTGAGATTTGTCCTGCAGATGCACTAGCCCTTGGGAGGGCAGGATGTACTTTACTTGTCGAAG GATCTTGTATGTCATGCACCCCTGAAGCCATTGAGGTATTGAAGAAGCAGCATGTGCTAGTGGCTCCTTCAGTTGCAGCTGGAGTTGGTGGTATTGTCATGGGACAAATTTTGTTAAGAAAACAAGTGTTGAAGAGTACTTTCAAGGACTATGAAAGTAAAGTTCAA gAAGCATTGAAGGTTGTATATGAAGGTGCTGAGCGTTCTGCTACTCTCTACGGTTATAAGAAAGGAGTAAACTCTGA TTGGTTGGTGAATGGAGCTTTCATTTCGGCTTATCAGACAATTGTGAAGAGTATGGAAGTCCAAGG ATTGCAGATCAGATGTTGGAAGGGCTGTCCTCGATTTGGTTGGCTCTCGTTATGCAAAATATTCTGTTGCAACCATCTTTGCTGCCTCAGTGATGAATCTTCCATTTGGACGTAA
- the LOC121798569 gene encoding NADP-specific glutamate dehydrogenase-like isoform X2 — MEEPNNQPIPPVPPPGFSPSALSLLKDHKMARVFFNTKGEERVQCSTCVNFGKGSNKSPYVSAEGSGTIRSKAFKEHCYSAFHINAVNDKENAHREQEKVLLEIEESLQRGVTEESMGCDIPQQIENYTQGGKGKNVVTEGDNADSKSDFGYFTAEEIKSLTTAATMQDNMLVISIDAAAGGTQEGVQQNQPIINFDAAAERVQETQSLPNFDTQYPRRKEASGVDYDMHTSFHNTDLEYGVAHPILQNVLKNNVHDTEFIQVLKGVVRSLEKMASSCLNFADVMKSLLEPECALTFRVSWIDGEGIRNVNRGYWVCFNRSLGPCRGGLRFHRKMNLSVAKLLSLEQTFRNALSGLTLGGCFAGSNFDPTGKTNSEVKSFCESFMNSIHFYLGVDKDLLSEDMGVGIREMGFLYGQYRRIKDGVGPTIHWFGSAFRIEAMAYGLVFFAHLILTKMEKDLKGLRCAISGFGKLSLQLLEKLIDIGAVPVTISDSKGYLLDEDGFDLNKIALLKELKAGKLSLREYIKTYKDAFYVTDSKPWNAECDVAFPCALHSEICPADALALGRAGCTLLVEGSCMSCTPEAIEVLKKQHVLVAPSVAAGVGGIVMGQILLRKQVLKSTFKDYESKVQEALKVVYEGAERSATLYGYKKGVNSELQIRCWKGCPRFGWLSLCKIFCCNHLCCLSDESSIWT; from the exons ATGGAAGAGCCTAATAATCAACCGATTCCGCCGGTTCCTCCACCAG GCTTCTCTCCAAGTGCTCTCTCGTTGCTAAAAGATCATAAGATGGCTAGAGTTTTTTTTAACACCAAAGGAGAAGAAAGGGTTCAGTGCTCCACTTGTGTCAATTTTGGAAAGGGTTCTAATAAGAGTCCTTATGTTTCTGCGGAAGGATCTGGAACAATAAGATCAAAAGCCTTTAAAGAGCATTGTTATTCTGCATTTCACATAAACGCAGTCAATGACAAAGAAAATGCACACCGGGAGCAAGAAAAAGTACTCTTGGAGATAGAAGAATCACTTCAGAGGGGAGTAACAGAAGAGTCCATGGGTTGTGATATCCCGCAGCAGATTGAGAATTACACTCAGGGAGGAAAAGGAAAGAATGTGGTAACTGAAGGAGACAATGCTGACAGTAAATCTGATTTTGGCTATTTTACTGCTGAAGAAATTAAATCATTGACAACTGCTGCCACAATGCAAGATAATATGTTAGTGATAAGTATTGATGCAGCTGCTGGAGGAACGCAAGAGGGAGTGCAACAGAATCAGCCAATTATAAATTTTGACGCTGCTGCTGAGAGAGTGCAAGAAACCCAGTCACTACCAAACTTTGACACGCAATATCCTCGAAGGAAAGAAGCGTCTGGTGTCGATTATGACATGCATACTTCCTTTCACAACACTGATTTGGAATATGGAGTTGCTCACCCTATTCTTCAGAATGTTTTGAAGAATAATGTTCATGACACAGAGTTCATTCAAGTATTAAAAGGAGTTGTTCGGTCTTTAGAAAAGATGGCCTCGTCGTGTTTAAA TTTTGCAGATGTTATGAAAAGCTTATTGGAACCTGAATGTGCACTAACATTCCGTGTCTCTTGGATTGACGGCGAGGGAATAAGGAATGTCAACCGCGGCTATTGGGTTTGCTTCAATCGATCCCTCGGTCCATGCAGGGGTGGCCTGCGGTTCCATCGCAAGATGAATCTTAGTGTTGCCAAACTTTTAAGTCTTGAACag ACTTTCCGTAATGCTTTGTCTGGATTAACCCTTGGTGGTTGTTTCGCGGGAAGTAATTTTGACCCTACTGGGAAAACGAATAGTGAAGTCAAGAGTTTCTGCGAGAGCTTTATGAACTCTATACATTTCTATCTCGGCGTTGACAAG GATTTACTGTCAGAGGATATGGGCGTTGGTATTCGAGAGATGGGCTTTCTCTATGGACAATATAGGCGCATTAAGGACGGCGTTGGACCTACAATTCATTGGTTTGGCTCTGCATTCAGAATTGAAGCAATGGCTTATGGATTG GTGTTCTTTGCACATTTAATTcttactaaaatggaaaaagatTTAAAAGGATTAAG aTGTGCGATTAGCGGATTTGGGAAGCTATCGTTGCAATTGCTTGAAAAACTTATTGATATTGGTGCAGTTCCTGTCACAATCTCAG ATTCGAAAGGGTATCTGCTGGATGAAGATGGATTTGATTTGAATAAAATTGCTTTACTTAAGGAACTGAAAGCTGGCAAACTAAGTTTGAG GGAATATATCAAGACTTATAAGGATGCATTTTACGTTACTGATTCGAAGCCATGGAACGCCGAATGTGATGTGGCATTTCCTTGTGCATTGCATAGTGAGATTTGTCCTGCAGATGCACTAGCCCTTGGGAGGGCAGGATGTACTTTACTTGTCGAAG GATCTTGTATGTCATGCACCCCTGAAGCCATTGAGGTATTGAAGAAGCAGCATGTGCTAGTGGCTCCTTCAGTTGCAGCTGGAGTTGGTGGTATTGTCATGGGACAAATTTTGTTAAGAAAACAAGTGTTGAAGAGTACTTTCAAGGACTATGAAAGTAAAGTTCAA gAAGCATTGAAGGTTGTATATGAAGGTGCTGAGCGTTCTGCTACTCTCTACGGTTATAAGAAAGGAGTAAACTCTGA ATTGCAGATCAGATGTTGGAAGGGCTGTCCTCGATTTGGTTGGCTCTCGTTATGCAAAATATTCTGTTGCAACCATCTTTGCTGCCTCAGTGATGAATCTTCCATTTGGACGTAA